AAATCTATATCTTTAATGATATCTTGTAAAAGAAAAACTGGAGTATGCGGATTCACAGCTACACCTACCTTCATCCCATATTCTTTAATAGAAAAAATAGTTTTGTTTAAGTGAATACAAGCTTCATAATGAACATGTAAATGATCGGCTCCACAATTTTTAAATTGTTCAATATATCGATCTGGTTGTAATATCATTAAATGAACATCCATAGGTTTATTAGCGTATTTTTTTACATATTTAGTGAACAATGATCCAAAAGAAATATTAGAAACAAAAGAGGAATCCATAATATCAATATGGAACCAATCTGCGTCACTTTCATTCAGCATTTCTATATCACGATGTAAAAAAGCTA
This sequence is a window from Blattabacterium cuenoti. Protein-coding genes within it:
- the rpe gene encoding ribulose-phosphate 3-epimerase — encoded protein: MKKIIAPSLLSANLAFLHRDIEMLNESDADWFHIDIMDSSFVSNISFGSLFTKYVKKYANKPMDVHLMILQPDRYIEQFKNCGADHLHVHYEACIHLNKTIFSIKEYGMKVGVAVNPHTPVFLLQDIIKDIDFVLLMSVNPGSSGQKFIRQTYQKLEETKDLILKKDSSALIEVDGGINLENASFLFKNGADILVAGTTIFSNSNPKKIIHKMKFCNNDLS